A stretch of Nocardia fluminea DNA encodes these proteins:
- a CDS encoding WGR domain-containing protein, with the protein MTAETTYLELSDDAGSSHKFYEVVVTGTNVNIRYGRIGEQGQSKASAFATEDKAKSAAQKKIGEKMRKGYAPAVMGARERRTVTRRSITSQRSTAKSAPVLWRFDSGAAAFGIFVDEQRCWVGNEQGEVFTLSPAGVVTNSYKLPDAVKCIVADDFWIYAGCDDGRVYDLSGKVPRAAYDVSADDVYWLDIHDGILAASDAAGGLTVIDHEEESLWSARSKGNSGWMVRVDPTGVYHGHSAGVTKYHLETGRSQWNSSTRGAVLFGWQESGTVYAGTSHNQVEEITKQGTATRTYQCDAAVFSCAASPDGRYVFAGDSHSSVYCFDANGTRLWKLATGCGSAYSMQYHDEKLYLVTTSGALACLDVSESAIRDADQGVLPTTRSVKAPEFSAVAPSTTLELTTDAGTGVIVECLQHGDSLRVHVISPGYDPGWNVQFPRDIRLAGARYVVDAVSESARGGFYRVRGDIRRLG; encoded by the coding sequence ATGACCGCCGAAACCACCTATCTCGAACTGTCCGACGACGCGGGCTCCTCGCACAAGTTCTACGAGGTCGTAGTCACCGGAACGAACGTCAATATCCGCTACGGCCGTATCGGCGAGCAGGGCCAGTCCAAAGCGAGCGCCTTCGCCACCGAGGACAAGGCGAAGTCGGCCGCGCAGAAAAAGATCGGCGAGAAGATGCGCAAGGGCTACGCCCCCGCCGTCATGGGAGCGCGCGAGCGCCGCACCGTCACCCGCCGCAGCATCACCAGCCAGCGCTCCACCGCCAAGTCGGCCCCCGTGCTGTGGCGCTTCGATTCCGGCGCCGCCGCCTTCGGCATCTTCGTCGACGAGCAGCGCTGCTGGGTCGGCAACGAGCAGGGCGAGGTCTTCACCCTTTCCCCCGCCGGCGTCGTCACCAACAGCTACAAGCTGCCCGACGCGGTCAAGTGCATCGTCGCCGACGACTTCTGGATCTACGCGGGCTGCGACGACGGCCGCGTCTACGACCTGTCCGGCAAAGTCCCCCGCGCCGCTTACGACGTCTCCGCCGACGACGTCTACTGGCTCGACATCCACGACGGCATCCTCGCCGCCTCCGACGCCGCCGGTGGCCTCACCGTCATCGACCACGAAGAGGAATCCCTCTGGTCGGCGCGCAGCAAGGGTAACTCCGGCTGGATGGTCCGCGTCGACCCCACCGGCGTCTACCACGGCCACAGCGCCGGCGTCACCAAATACCACCTGGAAACCGGTCGCTCCCAGTGGAATTCGTCCACCCGCGGTGCGGTCCTGTTCGGCTGGCAGGAATCCGGCACCGTCTACGCGGGCACTTCCCACAATCAGGTCGAGGAGATCACCAAGCAGGGCACCGCCACCCGCACCTACCAGTGCGACGCCGCCGTCTTCTCCTGCGCCGCCTCCCCCGACGGCCGCTACGTCTTCGCCGGCGACTCCCACTCCTCGGTCTACTGCTTCGACGCCAACGGCACCCGCCTGTGGAAACTGGCCACCGGCTGCGGCTCCGCCTACTCCATGCAGTACCACGACGAAAAGCTCTATCTGGTCACCACCTCCGGCGCCCTGGCCTGCCTCGACGTCAGCGAATCCGCCATCCGCGACGCCGACCAGGGCGTCCTGCCCACCACCCGCTCGGTGAAAGCCCCCGAATTCTCCGCCGTAGCCCCCAGCACCACCCTCGAACTCACCACCGACGCAGGCACCGGCGTCATCGTCGAATGCCTCCAACACGGCGACTCCCTCCGCGTCCATGTCATCTCCCCCGGCTACGACCCCGGCTGGAACGTCCAATTCCCCCGCGACATCCGCCTAGCCGGCGCCCGCTACGTCGTCGACGCCGTCTCCGAATCCGCCCGAGGCGGCTTCTACCGAGTCCGCGGTGACATCCGCCGCCTGGGCTGA
- a CDS encoding TetR/AcrR family transcriptional regulator: MVSWRRGSDTDRLLRCDVREFVLPVWNPILPVCGAICKESLGHDTANHLIVLAVRVSFPTVTRASRRPPPVSRDVIVDAAIRVLDRDGPRPSMDAFAVEAGITKPRLYRQFTDKGDLYAAIGARFADSAFAATGTDLTLLLQPPNAAIDRALNDYAVGILAHPNVFRFLTQTSANREGAAGQYDLASTVAGRFAERARAVADSIPLDAEGIEYLARAIVGVMIVLTDLWLSDAEPDAGEFVGRVHELVWGMIDAFLRGRGITADPGVPIFVTLAALNPDAGEV; encoded by the coding sequence GTGGTGAGTTGGCGCAGGGGATCCGACACGGACCGTCTCCTTCGATGCGATGTCCGGGAGTTCGTACTGCCGGTATGGAACCCGATACTGCCGGTATGTGGTGCGATCTGTAAAGAGTCGTTGGGCCATGACACAGCGAACCATCTGATCGTACTGGCGGTACGTGTATCGTTTCCGACCGTGACCCGAGCCAGTCGACGACCTCCACCGGTGAGCCGGGATGTCATCGTCGACGCCGCGATTCGGGTGCTCGATCGTGACGGGCCTCGCCCGAGCATGGATGCTTTCGCGGTCGAGGCCGGGATCACGAAGCCGCGACTGTATCGGCAGTTCACCGACAAAGGTGACCTCTACGCGGCGATCGGCGCGCGATTCGCCGACTCGGCATTCGCCGCGACGGGAACCGACCTGACTCTGCTGTTGCAGCCACCCAACGCTGCGATCGATCGTGCGCTGAACGACTATGCGGTCGGAATTCTGGCCCACCCCAATGTTTTCCGCTTCCTGACTCAGACGAGTGCGAATCGTGAGGGGGCCGCGGGCCAGTACGACCTCGCCAGTACGGTGGCGGGTCGGTTCGCGGAAAGGGCTCGGGCGGTGGCGGATTCGATTCCGCTCGATGCCGAGGGGATCGAATATCTGGCGCGGGCGATTGTCGGCGTGATGATCGTGCTGACTGATCTGTGGCTGAGTGACGCTGAGCCGGATGCCGGAGAATTCGTCGGCAGGGTGCACGAATTGGTGTGGGGGATGATCGATGCGTTTCTGCGCGGGCGGGGGATCACGGCGGATCCTGGGGTGCCGATCTTTGTCACCCTGGCTGCGCTGAACCCCGATGCGGGCGAGGTTTGA
- a CDS encoding IS3 family transposase (programmed frameshift), which translates to MPAKYDEATKAKAVRLVVDHRDDYDSEWAAMKAVSARLGMTAETLRKWVRQAAVDTGDAEGMTTEAARTIREQKRKIAELEQTIEILSAATFFLRAGERPATAVVCAFIAEHRARFGVVPICRALTAHGVKIAPRTFHAWVRRAPSKRALWDTTLTEVLAGHYEPDERGRRTPESLYGAAKMWAYLQRRGIPVARCTVERLMRINGWKGVVRRKKVRTTEPDPAASRAPDLVDRQFRVPAPNMLLVADFTYVRLASGVFVYTAFVIDAYAGRILGWECSTSKHTAFVEKAIRQAVALRAREGHPIGGAIHHSDAGSQYTAVKLGETLALSDLRPSIGSVGDAYDNALAETTIGLYKTEAIRDDSPFRRGPLTRIADVEFLTADWVGWFNQSRIMHRLGRRPPAEHEAEYYSLHAEQPAGDR; encoded by the exons ATGCCTGCGAAGTACGACGAAGCGACCAAAGCCAAGGCCGTCCGGCTGGTCGTCGATCACCGCGACGACTACGACAGCGAGTGGGCCGCGATGAAAGCGGTCTCCGCGAGGCTGGGAATGACCGCGGAAACCCTGCGTAAATGGGTGCGCCAAGCCGCGGTCGACACCGGTGACGCCGAGGGGATGACCACGGAGGCGGCGCGGACGATTCGTGAGCAGAAACGTAAGATCGCAGAACTCGAGCAAACCATCGAAATCTTGTCTGCGGCAACGT TCTTTCTTCGCGCGGGCGAACGACCCGCGACAGCGGTAGTTTGCGCGTTCATCGCCGAGCATCGGGCTCGGTTCGGGGTCGTTCCGATCTGCCGTGCGCTGACTGCGCACGGCGTCAAGATCGCCCCGAGAACTTTCCATGCCTGGGTGCGGCGGGCGCCGTCGAAACGGGCGCTGTGGGACACCACCCTCACCGAGGTCCTTGCCGGGCATTACGAGCCCGACGAGCGGGGCCGGCGGACGCCGGAGTCGTTGTATGGGGCGGCGAAGATGTGGGCTTACCTGCAAAGACGCGGCATTCCGGTTGCTCGGTGCACGGTGGAACGGCTGATGCGCATCAACGGATGGAAAGGTGTTGTGCGACGCAAGAAGGTCCGCACCACCGAACCGGACCCGGCCGCGTCGCGGGCGCCGGACCTGGTCGACCGCCAGTTCCGGGTCCCGGCACCGAACATGCTGCTCGTCGCCGACTTCACCTATGTCCGGCTGGCAAGTGGCGTGTTCGTCTACACCGCGTTCGTCATCGATGCCTACGCAGGCCGGATCCTGGGCTGGGAATGCTCGACCAGCAAACACACCGCGTTCGTGGAGAAAGCGATCCGGCAAGCGGTCGCGCTGCGGGCCCGCGAAGGCCATCCGATCGGTGGAGCGATACATCATTCCGATGCGGGATCTCAATACACAGCGGTGAAACTTGGTGAGACACTGGCACTTTCGGATCTACGTCCGTCGATCGGGTCGGTTGGTGATGCCTACGATAATGCGCTGGCCGAGACCACGATCGGACTCTACAAGACCGAGGCGATTCGCGATGATTCCCCGTTCCGGCGGGGCCCGCTGACTCGGATCGCCGACGTCGAGTTCCTCACCGCGGACTGGGTCGGTTGGTTCAACCAGTCCCGGATCATGCACCGCCTCGGCCGGCGACCACCGGCCGAACACGAAGCCGAATACTATTCACTTCACGCCGAGCAACCGGCTGGAGACAGATAA
- a CDS encoding DNA-directed RNA polymerase subunit beta, with protein MGTKPGAVQCEFYRGMCSLPTVVDPATGRITMRAGFVGAVMMPIGLAQQVKTNLDVRGVAPLSIIGHPRANMWTFLARADIQPIGDPDEVARLWKARVVVIRDGDIALPSPVPDPLMIRTWVSPAISAFRPSGAVVIECALSILRQTRR; from the coding sequence GTGGGCACCAAACCCGGGGCGGTTCAATGCGAGTTCTACCGGGGCATGTGCTCGCTACCGACCGTCGTCGACCCGGCAACGGGGCGGATCACGATGCGGGCCGGATTCGTCGGGGCGGTGATGATGCCGATCGGTTTGGCCCAGCAGGTCAAAACCAACCTCGACGTGCGCGGTGTCGCGCCGTTGTCGATCATCGGGCACCCGCGCGCCAACATGTGGACCTTCCTAGCAAGGGCCGATATCCAGCCGATCGGCGACCCCGACGAGGTGGCGCGATTGTGGAAGGCGCGGGTGGTGGTGATCCGCGATGGCGATATCGCCTTGCCGTCCCCGGTACCCGACCCGCTGATGATCCGAACGTGGGTGTCTCCGGCTATCAGTGCGTTCCGCCCATCGGGGGCCGTGGTGATCGAGTGCGCGTTATCGATCTTGAGGCAGACTCGACGATGA
- a CDS encoding IS5 family transposase (programmed frameshift), producing the protein MFAVAATVGDRHQVLTDNQWELLELLLPKSDGRVGRNFSNNRQVVEGMLFRLRTGMPWRDLPEVFGPWQTVWKRHRRYAADGTWDRVLVALTALADATGNLDWVVSVDSTIVRVHQHGANTRRARARFPARTVSYEPADHGIGRSRGGLTTKAHLATDGNGRGLAVLITAGQAADCPVMPAVLDAIAVPRLVGGPPRRNPDQVLADKAYSSAANRKLLRSKRIVAVIPQRSDQVANRKRRGRAGGRPPGFDSDAYKGRNVVERAFNKAKHWRGVATRYDKLACTYRAGIVMALTVEWLKLLGDMT; encoded by the exons ATGTTCGCCGTGGCGGCGACTGTCGGTGATCGGCATCAGGTTCTGACGGACAACCAGTGGGAACTCCTCGAGCTGCTGTTACCGAAATCCGATGGCCGCGTGGGCCGTAACTTCTCCAACAACCGCCAGGTCGTCGAGGGAATGTTGTTCCGGTTGCGGACCGGGATGCCCTGGCGTGATCTGCCCGAGGTATTCGGTCCGTGGCAGACGGTATGGAAACGGCACCGCCGGTATGCCGCCGACGGCACCTGGGATCGGGTGCTGGTCGCGCTGACTGCGTTGGCCGATGCGACCGGGAATCTCGATTGGGTGGTCTCGGTCGATTCGACGATCGTGCGGGTGCATCAACATGGCGCCAACACCCGTCGT GCGAGGGCACGGTTTCCGGCCCGGACGGTGAGTTATGAGCCGGCTGATCACGGGATCGGCCGGTCTCGGGGCGGGCTGACTACCAAAGCCCACTTGGCTACCGACGGCAACGGTCGCGGTTTGGCGGTGTTGATCACCGCGGGCCAGGCTGCAGATTGTCCGGTGATGCCCGCTGTGCTCGACGCGATCGCGGTCCCGCGATTGGTTGGTGGTCCGCCGCGCCGGAATCCTGATCAGGTCCTGGCCGACAAGGCGTATTCCTCGGCGGCGAATCGAAAGCTGTTGCGGAGCAAGCGGATTGTGGCGGTGATCCCGCAGCGGTCTGATCAGGTCGCCAACCGGAAACGTCGAGGTCGTGCCGGTGGACGCCCGCCCGGGTTCGACTCCGATGCCTACAAGGGTCGCAATGTGGTCGAGCGAGCGTTCAACAAGGCCAAACACTGGCGTGGTGTCGCAACTCGTTACGACAAGCTGGCCTGTACTTACCGGGCCGGGATCGTCATGGCCCTCACGGTCGAATGGCTGAAGCTATTGGGAGACATGACCTAG